One stretch of Rhizobium rhizoryzae DNA includes these proteins:
- a CDS encoding c-type cytochrome, which translates to MNAYSNMAMGALLSTVFVLMSVSIASEGLFHSKAPEKPGFAIVAEEAPSAGGEAAAPAAVPIAQLLAKADATAGAAVFKKCQACHSGEKGGPNKVGPDLWGIVNRPIAGHEGFSYSAALKDFSKGGSVVWDFEHLNHFLAAPKAYVAGTAMGFAGVKKDDERANLIAYLRSLADSPAPLPTP; encoded by the coding sequence ATGAATGCCTATTCGAACATGGCTATGGGGGCCTTGCTCAGCACTGTATTTGTCTTGATGTCTGTGTCGATCGCCTCTGAAGGGCTTTTTCATTCGAAAGCGCCTGAAAAGCCTGGCTTTGCGATTGTAGCGGAAGAAGCGCCGAGCGCAGGTGGCGAAGCCGCCGCTCCGGCTGCTGTTCCGATCGCACAGCTTCTGGCAAAGGCCGATGCAACGGCGGGTGCCGCCGTCTTCAAGAAGTGTCAGGCCTGTCATTCCGGAGAGAAGGGCGGACCGAACAAGGTCGGTCCAGATCTCTGGGGTATCGTCAATCGCCCGATTGCGGGCCACGAAGGCTTTAGCTATTCGGCAGCTCTTAAGGATTTCTCCAAGGGCGGTTCCGTGGTCTGGGACTTTGAGCACCTAAATCACTTCCTTGCTGCGCCAAAAGCTTATGTTGCCGGAACGGCCATGGGTTTTGCCGGTGTGAAGAAGGATGATGAGCGCGCAAATCTGATCGCTTATCTCCGTTCGCTGGCCGATAGCCCGGCACCGCTGCCGACGCCCTGA
- a CDS encoding HIT domain-containing protein: MNRFVLDPRLEKDSELVTTLGLCQLRLLKDSRWPWLMLIPQRADKTEIFQLTPLDQTMLTFEINLVAEALKTVTKARKINVGALGNIVSQLHVHIVARHEGDPNWPGPIWGHGSATPWADDAKQNFLTNLNEALAS; the protein is encoded by the coding sequence GTGAATCGATTTGTGCTGGACCCCCGACTGGAAAAGGATTCTGAACTCGTCACCACGCTTGGCCTCTGCCAGTTGCGTTTGCTGAAAGACAGCCGCTGGCCTTGGTTGATGCTGATTCCACAGCGGGCGGATAAGACCGAGATCTTTCAACTGACGCCGCTCGACCAGACGATGCTGACCTTCGAGATCAATCTGGTTGCAGAAGCCTTGAAGACGGTGACGAAGGCTCGCAAGATCAATGTGGGTGCTCTCGGCAACATCGTTTCGCAGCTTCACGTCCACATTGTTGCCAGGCACGAAGGTGATCCCAACTGGCCCGGTCCGATCTGGGGTCATGGCTCCGCCACGCCTTGGGCCGACGATGCCAAACAAAACTTTCTGACCAATCTGAATGAAGCCCTCGCATCATGA
- a CDS encoding YbaB/EbfC family nucleoid-associated protein — protein sequence MRDIMGMMGKVKEMQAKMEKMQAEIAALEVEGKAGGGLVTVVLNGKGELRSLKIDPSLFKEDEVEILEDLIVAAHKDAKDKSEAQAQEKMAAVTAGLPLPPGMKLPF from the coding sequence ATGCGCGACATCATGGGCATGATGGGCAAGGTCAAGGAAATGCAGGCCAAGATGGAAAAGATGCAGGCGGAAATCGCCGCTCTTGAGGTCGAGGGCAAGGCGGGTGGCGGCCTTGTGACTGTTGTTCTGAACGGCAAGGGCGAGTTGCGCAGCCTCAAGATCGACCCGTCGCTGTTCAAGGAAGACGAGGTCGAGATTCTTGAAGACCTTATCGTTGCCGCACACAAGGATGCAAAGGACAAGAGCGAGGCGCAGGCGCAGGAAAAGATGGCCGCCGTGACGGCTGGTCTGCCGCTGCCTCCCGGCATGAAGCTGCCGTTCTGA
- the recR gene encoding recombination mediator RecR: MAKRVTGPEIEKLIQLLAKVPGLGPRSARRAALHLIKKREQLMGPLSHALGEAYDKVKVCSRCGNVDTSDPCTVCTDERRDQSVIIVVEDVSDLWALERAAAMNAAYHVLGGTLSPLDGVGPDDLNIKSLVDRVSEGGIREIILAVNATVEGQATAHFITDRLSDLPVKITRLAHGVPVGGELDYLDEGTLTAALRARTAI; this comes from the coding sequence ATGGCAAAACGTGTTACCGGTCCCGAAATCGAAAAACTCATTCAACTGCTGGCGAAGGTGCCGGGGCTTGGCCCCCGCTCCGCACGTAGGGCGGCGCTGCATCTCATCAAGAAGCGCGAGCAATTGATGGGCCCGCTCTCTCACGCGCTGGGCGAGGCCTATGACAAGGTGAAGGTCTGCTCCCGCTGCGGCAATGTGGATACAAGCGACCCTTGCACCGTCTGTACCGACGAGCGGCGCGATCAATCCGTCATCATCGTCGTGGAGGACGTATCGGACCTTTGGGCGCTTGAGCGGGCAGCCGCCATGAACGCCGCCTATCATGTGCTGGGAGGAACGCTTTCACCGCTCGATGGCGTCGGGCCTGACGATCTCAACATCAAAAGCCTTGTCGACCGCGTGAGCGAAGGCGGCATTCGCGAGATCATTCTGGCCGTCAACGCGACCGTGGAAGGTCAGGCAACCGCCCATTTCATCACGGACCGCCTGTCAGACCTGCCCGTGAAAATCACCCGTCTTGCCCATGGCGTGCCCGTGGGTGGGGAACTGGATTACCTGGACGAGGGTACGCTGACGGCAGCGTTACGCGCACGAACGGCGATTTGA
- a CDS encoding DMT family transporter: MLLGLLAGLFTCAVWGLTFVAARLVHPFTLWDITIARYAIFGLTCLISLAHPYFRPRNIGWRHVLAGSVLGLIGYVAYFALASQAVLWAGSVVPPLIIGITPIMLPVIANLIDKSISWRRIGLPLVMIGSGILIVNAEHLNGLDVEGRQMMAAGIGCAVAALLVWVVYGIFNAKVMRSENPPRAIDWTTLHGIGCLIGAGMLIPLASNAYVTAPAEAVTRFFLWAIVLGIAASWLATWCWSIASSRLPLALTAQLIIAETVFGLIFGLMMDGRWPTITESLGALLQILGVSLAVHQFTRRKPKAVEDEVMAVH; the protein is encoded by the coding sequence ATGCTGCTTGGTCTGCTCGCCGGTCTGTTTACCTGTGCCGTCTGGGGGCTGACCTTTGTTGCCGCGCGGCTGGTGCACCCCTTCACGCTGTGGGACATCACGATAGCGCGCTATGCGATTTTCGGGCTGACCTGCCTGATATCGTTGGCGCATCCCTATTTCCGACCGCGCAACATCGGTTGGCGGCACGTGCTCGCCGGCTCGGTCCTGGGCCTAATTGGCTATGTCGCCTATTTCGCGCTTGCATCGCAGGCTGTGCTGTGGGCCGGATCCGTCGTGCCGCCGCTGATCATCGGCATCACCCCCATCATGTTGCCAGTGATCGCCAATCTCATCGACAAATCGATTTCGTGGCGCAGGATCGGCCTGCCGCTCGTGATGATCGGCAGCGGGATCCTGATCGTCAACGCCGAGCATCTGAACGGGCTGGACGTCGAGGGTCGGCAGATGATGGCCGCCGGTATCGGCTGCGCCGTGGCGGCCCTTCTGGTCTGGGTCGTCTATGGCATTTTCAATGCAAAGGTCATGCGCTCAGAAAATCCACCGCGCGCCATCGACTGGACGACACTGCATGGTATCGGCTGCCTGATCGGTGCAGGGATGCTGATCCCCCTAGCCTCCAATGCTTATGTCACTGCACCAGCCGAAGCGGTAACGCGTTTCTTCCTCTGGGCCATCGTGCTTGGCATTGCCGCTTCATGGCTTGCCACGTGGTGCTGGAGCATCGCATCCAGCCGCCTGCCGCTCGCTTTGACGGCGCAACTCATCATTGCCGAAACAGTTTTCGGCCTCATCTTCGGGCTGATGATGGATGGGCGATGGCCTACGATAACCGAGAGCCTCGGTGCCCTTCTGCAGATCCTTGGCGTCTCGCTGGCGGTGCACCAGTTTACACGTCGCAAGCCCAAAGCGGTGGAGGACGAGGTGATGGCGGTTCACTGA
- a CDS encoding 3-deoxy-manno-octulosonate cytidylyltransferase: protein MRNPRFDKTLVLIPARMASMRLPGKPLADINGLPMIVQVAHRAREADVGRVMVAVDDTRVFEAVKAAGFDVVMTRDDHQSGSDRIYEALLAADPEGKVEFVVNVQGDLPTIEADAVHASLRPMEDNSVDIATLTVEILDEEDKLNPNIVKVIGSPIADNRLRALYFTRATAPTGPGPLYHHIGLYTYRRSALERFVKLRPSTLELRERLEQLRALEAGMRIDVEIVDSVPLGVDTPADLEKARAILAGRKQ, encoded by the coding sequence ATGCGCAATCCGCGATTTGACAAGACACTCGTTCTCATTCCGGCACGGATGGCGTCGATGCGGCTTCCCGGCAAGCCACTGGCGGACATCAACGGGCTGCCGATGATCGTGCAGGTGGCGCATCGTGCACGCGAAGCCGATGTCGGTCGCGTGATGGTTGCGGTGGACGATACGCGTGTTTTTGAGGCTGTGAAGGCCGCCGGGTTCGACGTGGTCATGACACGCGACGACCATCAATCCGGCTCCGATCGCATCTATGAGGCACTTCTTGCGGCGGATCCCGAAGGCAAGGTTGAGTTTGTCGTCAATGTGCAGGGCGACCTGCCAACAATCGAGGCGGATGCAGTCCACGCGTCGCTTCGTCCGATGGAAGACAATAGCGTCGATATTGCGACGCTGACGGTCGAGATCCTAGACGAAGAAGACAAGCTCAACCCGAACATCGTGAAGGTCATCGGTTCGCCGATTGCGGACAACCGCCTTCGGGCCCTTTATTTTACGCGGGCAACCGCACCGACGGGCCCCGGTCCGCTTTATCACCACATCGGCCTCTACACCTATCGCCGCTCGGCACTTGAACGATTCGTAAAGCTGCGTCCTTCGACGCTGGAGCTTCGCGAGCGCCTCGAGCAATTGCGCGCCCTGGAGGCGGGCATGCGCATCGATGTCGAGATCGTTGACTCGGTTCCTCTCGGCGTCGATACTCCCGCCGACCTCGAAAAGGCCCGTGCAATCCTTGCTGGCCGCAAGCAATAA
- the nudC gene encoding NAD(+) diphosphatase, translating into MTLTIFETRAPHDEPSKLTAFSGNRLNRDAEHRTDDCLEQALGVPGQTLLVIAGGKVVLKREEPVPGAFFSRDEIADLGSDEDNAVLLGYTVDGAPRIAMPIRTPMEELEARFRLTDGRSAFRDGLLDEETLGIIAQGISLVHWNGANLFCGKCGTKTVSQQGGYKRSCPNCGHMMFPRTDPVVIMLTVDIERDLVLLGRGHHFAPGMYSTLAGFVEPGETIEDAVRRETFEEAGIRTGRVRYHASQPWPMPHSLMIGCYAEALDRDINRDEQELADCRWFTRDEIATMLDADPSGEGPFSPPRGAIAHRLMRDWVEWQR; encoded by the coding sequence ATGACACTTACCATTTTTGAAACTCGTGCGCCGCACGATGAGCCAAGCAAGCTGACCGCATTTTCCGGAAACCGCCTGAATCGGGACGCCGAACATCGTACCGACGATTGCCTGGAGCAGGCGCTGGGTGTTCCAGGGCAGACGCTTCTGGTCATTGCTGGCGGCAAGGTCGTCCTCAAGCGGGAGGAGCCGGTTCCAGGCGCGTTCTTTTCGCGTGACGAGATCGCTGACCTGGGGTCGGACGAGGACAATGCCGTTCTCCTGGGCTACACGGTCGATGGAGCGCCACGCATCGCCATGCCGATTCGCACTCCCATGGAAGAGCTTGAAGCACGTTTCCGATTGACGGATGGCCGAAGCGCCTTCCGAGACGGTCTGCTGGATGAGGAAACGCTTGGCATCATCGCACAGGGCATCAGTCTGGTGCACTGGAACGGGGCCAACCTGTTCTGTGGCAAATGCGGAACGAAGACGGTCAGCCAGCAGGGCGGCTACAAGCGCAGCTGTCCGAACTGCGGACATATGATGTTTCCACGCACCGATCCGGTTGTCATCATGTTGACGGTCGACATCGAGCGCGATCTGGTGCTGCTGGGTCGCGGGCATCATTTTGCCCCGGGAATGTATTCGACGCTCGCCGGCTTCGTAGAGCCGGGTGAGACCATCGAAGATGCCGTTCGCCGCGAAACCTTCGAGGAAGCCGGCATCCGCACAGGCCGCGTTCGCTACCATGCCTCCCAGCCATGGCCCATGCCGCATTCTCTCATGATCGGCTGTTATGCCGAGGCGCTCGACCGGGACATCAACCGTGATGAGCAGGAGTTGGCAGATTGTCGCTGGTTTACGCGGGACGAGATCGCCACCATGCTGGACGCCGATCCTTCCGGAGAGGGGCCGTTCAGTCCACCACGCGGGGCGATCGCTCACCGGCTGATGCGCGATTGGGTGGAATGGCAAAGATAA
- a CDS encoding prephenate dehydratase gives MVQTTNRIAFQGDFGANSDMACRDMFPTMEPLPCPTFEDAFVALESGDADLAMIPIENTLAGRVADIHHLLPESRLHIVGEYFMPIRFQLMVLPGVKHDDIRTVHSHIHALGQCRKIIRSNGWKAVVAGDTAGAAKLVSERGDRSMAALAPRLAASLYGLDILQENVEDSEHNVTRFVVLSRDEHWTTRRDEKDVLVTTFVFNVRNIPAALYKALGGFATNGINMTKLESYQIGGKFIATQFYADIQGHPDDAPVRRALEELRFFSEKVRILGVYRGHPMRGTLNAA, from the coding sequence ATGGTTCAGACCACCAATCGCATCGCCTTTCAGGGCGATTTCGGCGCCAATTCGGACATGGCCTGCCGGGACATGTTCCCGACAATGGAGCCCTTGCCGTGCCCGACCTTCGAAGATGCCTTCGTGGCCCTGGAAAGCGGCGATGCGGATCTCGCCATGATCCCGATCGAGAATACGCTGGCAGGCCGGGTTGCCGATATCCATCATCTCTTGCCGGAATCGCGCCTGCATATCGTCGGCGAATACTTCATGCCGATCCGCTTCCAGCTGATGGTTTTGCCGGGCGTGAAGCATGACGATATTCGCACCGTTCATAGCCATATCCATGCGCTCGGTCAGTGCCGCAAGATCATCCGCTCGAACGGCTGGAAGGCCGTTGTGGCAGGTGATACGGCGGGTGCTGCCAAACTGGTTTCCGAACGGGGGGACCGCAGCATGGCGGCGCTGGCGCCACGGCTTGCAGCCAGCCTCTACGGTCTCGACATCCTGCAGGAAAACGTCGAGGATTCCGAACACAATGTGACACGCTTCGTGGTTCTTTCTCGCGACGAACACTGGACGACACGCCGCGACGAGAAAGACGTTCTTGTCACAACCTTTGTGTTCAATGTCCGCAACATTCCGGCAGCACTCTACAAGGCGCTAGGCGGTTTTGCCACCAACGGCATCAACATGACGAAGCTGGAAAGCTACCAGATCGGCGGCAAGTTCATCGCGACCCAGTTCTATGCGGATATCCAGGGGCACCCGGATGATGCACCGGTGCGCCGCGCGCTGGAGGAACTCCGGTTCTTTTCCGAAAAGGTTCGCATTCTTGGCGTCTATCGAGGACATCCGATGCGCGGCACCCTGAACGCAGCGTGA
- a CDS encoding DNA polymerase III subunit gamma/tau: MSDAGLTNSPQATYRVLARKYRPKDFSDLMVGQEPMVRTLTNAFETGRIAQAYMLTGVRGVGKTTTARILARALNYKTADIDKPTIDLRVPGEHCQAIMEGRHVDVIEMDAASHTGIDDIREIIEQVRYRPVSARYKVYIIDEVHMLSTQAFNGLLKTLEEPPEHVKFIFATTEIRKVPITVLSRCQRFDLRRISAADLVGLFSTILGKEAIAFEPEALAMIARAAEGSARDGLSLLDQAIAHGGGSVQVETVRGMLGLADRARIVDLFEHIVRGDVTAALEEFTAQYEAGANPVVVLTDLADFTHLVTRIKYIPAAADDASLSEVERVRGAEFSAAVAVTTLSRMWQMLLKGIPETENSSRPAGAAEMVLIRLAHAANLPSPEDAARRVTELLASGNAGAASAPSGSGGGARASLGGSASMSAAPAARAIETPQARTTAGQPVARLQAVPSSSAEPSPVGRVETRPQENAQPQPKVDVRSLADISDLCTANREPILRARVRQSVHLVKLEPGRLEIRLEPDAPKSIASDLASKLKEWTGITWWVTLSNERGEPTLAEAEAQIKEQHKTDARADPDVAAILAQFPGARIIDVRIKVPVEDELEEAQPPAIIETDEGDILPGDDLDI, translated from the coding sequence ATGAGTGATGCGGGCCTGACGAATTCCCCCCAAGCCACCTACCGCGTTCTGGCGCGAAAATATCGCCCGAAGGATTTCTCCGACCTGATGGTCGGCCAGGAGCCCATGGTACGAACGCTGACCAACGCGTTCGAGACCGGCCGGATTGCCCAGGCCTATATGCTGACGGGTGTTCGTGGCGTGGGCAAAACCACGACAGCGCGCATTCTGGCGCGAGCCCTGAATTACAAGACCGCTGACATCGATAAGCCGACCATCGACCTGCGCGTTCCGGGCGAGCATTGTCAGGCTATCATGGAAGGCCGCCATGTCGATGTGATCGAGATGGATGCTGCCTCCCATACCGGCATCGACGATATTCGCGAGATCATCGAGCAGGTGCGCTACCGCCCGGTATCGGCGCGCTACAAGGTCTATATCATCGACGAAGTGCATATGCTTTCGACGCAAGCCTTCAACGGTCTCTTGAAGACGCTGGAAGAGCCGCCAGAGCATGTAAAGTTCATTTTTGCGACGACGGAAATCCGCAAGGTCCCGATCACGGTTCTCTCGCGCTGCCAGCGCTTCGACCTGCGCCGCATCAGTGCCGCTGATCTCGTCGGCCTGTTCTCGACCATTCTCGGCAAGGAAGCGATCGCGTTCGAGCCGGAAGCGCTTGCGATGATTGCCCGCGCTGCGGAAGGTTCCGCCCGTGACGGCCTTTCTCTGCTCGATCAGGCGATTGCCCATGGTGGCGGTTCCGTTCAGGTGGAAACCGTGCGTGGCATGCTGGGGCTCGCCGACCGGGCGCGTATCGTCGACCTCTTCGAGCACATTGTTCGTGGTGACGTGACGGCAGCGTTGGAGGAGTTTACTGCCCAGTACGAAGCGGGCGCCAACCCGGTCGTGGTGCTGACCGATCTTGCCGATTTCACCCATCTGGTAACCCGGATCAAATATATTCCGGCAGCCGCCGACGATGCTTCGTTGAGCGAAGTGGAGCGCGTTCGCGGTGCCGAGTTTTCCGCAGCCGTTGCCGTCACCACATTGTCTCGCATGTGGCAGATGCTGCTCAAAGGCATACCCGAAACGGAAAACTCGTCTCGTCCGGCAGGTGCTGCCGAAATGGTACTCATCCGGCTTGCCCATGCGGCGAACCTTCCTTCGCCGGAGGATGCGGCGAGACGCGTGACCGAGCTTCTGGCTTCGGGCAATGCTGGCGCTGCATCCGCGCCAAGCGGTTCCGGTGGCGGCGCCCGGGCCAGCCTTGGCGGTTCTGCCTCCATGTCTGCGGCACCGGCCGCCCGCGCAATCGAAACACCGCAGGCCCGCACCACGGCTGGACAACCGGTGGCACGACTTCAGGCCGTTCCCTCCAGCAGCGCTGAGCCCTCCCCGGTCGGGCGCGTGGAAACCAGGCCGCAAGAAAATGCGCAGCCTCAGCCGAAGGTGGATGTCCGATCGCTCGCCGATATCTCCGACCTCTGCACAGCGAACCGGGAGCCGATCCTGCGGGCACGCGTGCGCCAATCCGTTCATCTGGTCAAACTGGAACCGGGTCGGCTTGAGATTCGCCTGGAGCCGGATGCGCCGAAATCCATTGCCAGTGATCTGGCATCCAAGCTGAAAGAATGGACCGGCATTACCTGGTGGGTAACGCTATCCAATGAGCGCGGCGAACCGACGCTGGCCGAGGCGGAAGCGCAGATCAAGGAACAGCACAAGACGGATGCACGAGCCGATCCGGATGTCGCGGCCATTCTCGCTCAGTTTCCGGGCGCCAGGATCATTGACGTTCGCATCAAGGTGCCGGTTGAGGACGAGTTGGAAGAGGCTCAACCTCCGGCGATAATCGAAACAGACGAAGGCGACATTCTGCCGGGTGACGACCTCGACATCTGA
- a CDS encoding MOSC domain-containing protein, with amino-acid sequence MKVSAVCLGQPEKLPGKSYKSGINKQPVGYPVHVDENGLVGDSICNGKYHGGHEQAVYMEGSETLRWWAQELQRNLPPGTFGENLVIDGLENRDVCAGDRFHLAGGVILEATSPRVPCNTFTAHMNDPKIAKRYTAAARPGIYCRVIQTGVLAAGEDVEFHPYRGERVRIAELMIFQPKRLSIEQRTRYLSVPLHEDLQAKIRDLV; translated from the coding sequence ATGAAAGTCAGCGCCGTCTGTCTCGGCCAGCCTGAAAAACTACCGGGCAAGAGCTACAAGAGCGGCATCAACAAGCAGCCGGTGGGCTATCCAGTCCATGTGGACGAGAACGGGCTGGTGGGTGATTCGATCTGCAACGGCAAATATCACGGGGGCCACGAACAGGCGGTCTATATGGAAGGCAGCGAGACGCTCCGCTGGTGGGCGCAGGAACTGCAAAGGAATCTGCCACCGGGAACCTTTGGCGAAAATCTGGTCATTGATGGCCTTGAGAATCGCGATGTCTGTGCGGGCGACCGCTTCCACCTGGCAGGTGGCGTCATTCTGGAAGCCACATCACCGCGCGTTCCCTGCAACACGTTCACGGCGCATATGAATGATCCGAAAATTGCCAAGCGCTATACAGCGGCGGCGCGACCCGGCATTTATTGCCGCGTGATCCAGACAGGGGTTCTTGCAGCCGGTGAAGACGTCGAATTTCACCCCTATCGGGGCGAGCGCGTCAGGATTGCCGAACTCATGATCTTTCAGCCAAAGCGGCTCAGCATCGAGCAGCGAACCCGCTACCTGAGCGTTCCGCTGCATGAAGATCTCCAGGCAAAAATCAGGGATCTGGTATAA
- a CDS encoding GNAT family N-acetyltransferase, translating to MTEYRRAEETDLTAIVAMLADDALGRTREVVSDPVDRRYVDAFHAIQADPNQMLAVAVDGSGDVVGCLQISFLPGLSRLGLWRGQIESVRVAASQRGKGVGREMIRWAIEACRKRGCGAVQLTSDNRREDAHRFYESLGFEKSHAGFKLNL from the coding sequence ATGACCGAATATCGCAGAGCCGAAGAGACAGACCTTACCGCCATCGTCGCCATGCTTGCCGATGACGCTCTGGGCCGGACCCGTGAAGTGGTATCCGATCCGGTCGACCGACGGTATGTCGATGCATTCCATGCCATTCAGGCGGATCCAAACCAAATGCTGGCAGTCGCCGTCGATGGCTCAGGCGATGTCGTAGGATGCCTGCAGATCAGCTTTCTGCCTGGGCTTTCCCGCCTTGGCCTCTGGCGCGGCCAGATCGAAAGCGTGCGGGTGGCGGCAAGCCAGCGTGGCAAGGGCGTCGGGCGGGAGATGATTCGCTGGGCCATCGAAGCGTGCCGCAAGCGCGGCTGCGGCGCCGTTCAATTGACCTCCGATAATCGCCGGGAGGACGCCCATCGCTTTTATGAAAGCCTTGGCTTCGAGAAAAGCCACGCGGGCTTCAAACTGAACCTTTGA
- a CDS encoding AEC family transporter — MSAVFTNVAPVFILILIGWLVARTGLMRSEAGDSIAEFVFKIALPTLIFRTLAEAHFGGASPFRLWIAYFGGVAVTWTIGHLIAKYLFKRDEKVGVIAGMSAAFANNVFIGLPLVGRSVGDDGILAISILLAIHLPLMMIIGTILMEHASAKVDGGGRRSIGAVLKQVGSNLSRNPLVIALALGVAFNLSGFGTLPTVLKSVVDQIASITAGAALISLGMTLTKYPVRGQLGLASVMAVLKLILFPAAVYAVALLVDLPKTWTAAMVLTASVPTGINAWIIATRFRSGSGLAASVISITTLFGVLSVSFWAWLLS; from the coding sequence TTGTCTGCCGTATTCACCAATGTCGCTCCCGTCTTCATCCTGATCCTGATTGGCTGGCTTGTCGCCCGGACCGGTCTCATGCGCTCTGAGGCGGGCGATTCGATCGCTGAATTCGTCTTCAAGATCGCCTTGCCGACACTCATTTTCCGGACGCTGGCGGAAGCGCATTTTGGAGGCGCTTCACCTTTCAGGCTCTGGATTGCCTATTTCGGCGGCGTTGCGGTCACCTGGACCATTGGTCATCTGATCGCGAAGTATCTTTTCAAGCGGGATGAAAAGGTGGGCGTCATTGCCGGCATGTCCGCCGCCTTCGCCAACAATGTGTTCATCGGGCTGCCGCTGGTTGGACGATCGGTGGGCGATGACGGCATTCTTGCAATCTCCATTTTGCTGGCGATCCATTTGCCGCTGATGATGATCATCGGCACGATCCTGATGGAGCATGCCAGCGCCAAAGTCGATGGCGGTGGGCGGCGCAGCATCGGCGCGGTTCTGAAACAGGTCGGCAGCAATCTCAGCCGCAATCCGCTGGTCATCGCGCTGGCCTTGGGCGTCGCGTTCAATCTTTCGGGCTTTGGTACTCTGCCAACCGTGCTGAAAAGCGTCGTCGACCAGATCGCCAGCATCACCGCCGGGGCTGCACTAATTTCTCTCGGCATGACACTGACCAAATATCCGGTACGCGGGCAGCTTGGGCTTGCCTCGGTCATGGCAGTGCTGAAGCTGATCCTTTTTCCGGCAGCAGTCTACGCCGTTGCCCTGCTGGTCGACCTGCCGAAGACCTGGACGGCCGCCATGGTCCTGACCGCCTCCGTTCCCACAGGCATCAACGCCTGGATCATCGCGACGCGCTTTCGCTCCGGCAGCGGATTGGCCGCTTCCGTCATCAGCATCACGACGCTCTTCGGCGTTCTTTCCGTCAGCTTCTGGGCCTGGCTTCTCAGCTAA
- a CDS encoding lytic murein transglycosylase, translating to MIRKLGTLCLSLMALALPMPALAAPSKAEVEQQFRQWLSRDITPEAKKAGVSASTIDAALKGVSLKWDLPDLVPPGTTPPKEQDQTQAEFSSPGAYFSEQRMQGLAMTGRSLAQTHAATLRKVEQTYGVPGSIILAIWGRESGYGRAKLPFAALDVLATKAFMSTRKDMFRTELIDALRIIQHGDITPERMRGSWAGALGQPQFMPSSYAKYAVDFDGDGKADIWDSVPDTLASIAHYLVLKGWQRDRDWGFEVTIPAQVSCAQEGPDLAKLISQWASLGISRVNGKGFPAHEAKVDGMMLVPAGRYGPEFIVTPNFYVLKEYNNSDLYALFIGNLSDRIANGAGPFQAGWNPTGKMLRSDVLAMQKSLQAKGYDVGRADGLAGFKTRRSIGDWQAKSGMAPTCFPDESLKARLR from the coding sequence ATGATCCGGAAACTTGGTACACTTTGCCTATCATTGATGGCACTCGCCCTTCCCATGCCTGCGCTGGCGGCTCCCTCCAAGGCCGAGGTTGAGCAGCAATTTCGCCAATGGCTTAGCCGGGACATCACGCCGGAAGCGAAGAAGGCCGGCGTTTCCGCCTCCACCATCGATGCGGCGCTGAAAGGCGTTTCATTGAAATGGGACCTGCCGGACCTTGTTCCACCGGGCACCACGCCGCCGAAGGAACAGGATCAAACCCAGGCCGAATTTTCCTCACCCGGCGCCTATTTTTCCGAGCAACGCATGCAAGGCCTGGCCATGACCGGGCGTTCGCTGGCGCAGACGCATGCTGCGACCTTGCGCAAGGTAGAACAGACCTATGGTGTACCGGGGTCGATCATTCTTGCGATATGGGGTCGTGAATCCGGATATGGACGTGCGAAACTGCCCTTTGCGGCGCTGGATGTGCTGGCAACAAAGGCTTTCATGTCCACCCGCAAGGACATGTTCCGCACCGAGTTGATCGACGCTTTGCGCATTATCCAGCACGGCGACATCACGCCGGAGCGTATGCGGGGTTCCTGGGCCGGCGCATTGGGCCAGCCGCAGTTCATGCCCTCGAGTTACGCAAAGTATGCGGTTGATTTCGACGGCGACGGCAAGGCGGATATCTGGGATTCCGTGCCGGATACACTCGCCTCCATCGCACACTATCTCGTGCTGAAGGGCTGGCAGCGCGACCGCGACTGGGGCTTCGAGGTGACGATCCCGGCTCAGGTTTCCTGTGCGCAGGAGGGGCCGGATCTCGCCAAGCTGATTTCGCAATGGGCTTCGCTCGGAATTTCCCGCGTCAACGGCAAAGGCTTTCCGGCACATGAGGCAAAGGTAGATGGCATGATGCTGGTGCCTGCCGGTCGCTACGGACCGGAATTCATCGTGACGCCGAACTTCTACGTGCTGAAGGAATATAACAACTCCGATCTCTATGCGCTCTTCATCGGCAATCTCTCGGACCGCATCGCAAATGGAGCAGGTCCGTTTCAGGCAGGCTGGAACCCCACGGGGAAGATGCTGCGTTCCGATGTGCTGGCCATGCAGAAAAGCTTGCAGGCAAAGGGTTATGATGTCGGCCGCGCCGATGGGCTGGCAGGTTTCAAGACCCGCCGCTCGATTGGCGACTGGCAGGCGAAGAGCGGGATGGCTCCCACTTGTTTCCCGGACGAGAGCCTGAAGGCGCGGCTTAGATAG